A region of the Streptomyces durocortorensis genome:
GGAGCACCGCGAGCGAGCCGAACATCATGAGCCCGACGACCGAGCCCGCGACGTAGACCGTCATCGTGATCTGCGGCGCGTGCCTGGCCCGTCGGCCCACCAGGAGCAGGGTGGAGACCAGCCGCAGCAAGCGCAGCGGCTGAAGCAGCGGCAGGACGACGGCCAGCAGATCCAGCGGATGGCTCCGGACGAACGCCCACTTGCCGGAGGCCAGTGCCAGCCGAACCGCGTAGTCGACGGCGAACGCCGTCCAAACGCTCCACTCGGCGGCACGGCACGCAGCGTGCACCCAGTCCGGCGCATCCGGAGCGAGGACAGGGAAGGCGTATGCGACGGCGAACAGCACTGCCAGCAGCAGAAGGGGCGTACGCGTGCGCTGTTCCCATCGGCTCAGCCTGGTTCCATGCTTCATACGGGCATCGTAGGATCCGGGAAGGAGAGAGGCCCCAGAGGGCCTCGGGGTATGAAGCAGGGGTTCCGCGTTGCGCCGATCTGGTTCACCTCGCGGCCCCACAGATGCTTGAACCCTTCGGCATCGGCGTGGATACCGCTGCCGAGGTCCTCGTCGCGACCGGCGACA
Encoded here:
- a CDS encoding potassium channel family protein, encoding MKHGTRLSRWEQRTRTPLLLLAVLFAVAYAFPVLAPDAPDWVHAACRAAEWSVWTAFAVDYAVRLALASGKWAFVRSHPLDLLAVVLPLLQPLRLLRLVSTLLLVGRRARHAPQITMTVYVAGSVVGLMMFGSLAVLQVERDAPDGNIRTLGDAVWWSFTTMTTVGYGDLAPTTGLGRLLAVGLMLSGIALLGVVTANIAAWFISRFERDNAEERRQTALLEALTAEVTALRAEVARLAVAPGPEAAKVPGPSSPGP